In Oryza glaberrima chromosome 8, OglaRS2, whole genome shotgun sequence, the following are encoded in one genomic region:
- the LOC127781731 gene encoding probable carboxylesterase 12: MAASISSALLLLLNMAGALLSPRAPPPAPAALTGAGDGEDVDFFFFPFLVLYKSGRVVRFIGTDTVPASMDPATGVASKDVVIDADAGLAVRLYLPNVANLTAGKRGGGDKLPVVVFYHGGGFVTESAFSPTYHRYLNALVSKARVVAVSVEYHLAPEHRLPRAYDDAWAALRWVLENAGAGPEPWLSRHGDTARLFLVGDSAGGNIAHNVAMRAGGEGGLHGGAAIHGVALLDPYFWGKRPVPSETADPATRRWRERTWGFVCAGRYEVDDPVIDPVAMARGEWRRLGRARVLVTVASLDTLSARGRAYVAAARASGWGGEAVLYETPGENHVYFLVEPDGEKAAKEMDAVVAFINEGEQVITASRMDA, translated from the coding sequence ATGGCGGCGAGCATCTCGTCtgcgctgctgctcctgctcaaCATGGCGGGAGCATTGCTCTCgccgcgcgctcctcctccggctccggcagccttaaccggcgccggcgacggcgaggacgtcgacttcttcttcttccccttcctggTCCTCTACAAGAGCGGCCGCGTCGTGCGGTTCATTGGCACGGACACCGTGCCGGCGTCGATGGACCCGGCCACCGGCGTGGCCTCCAAGGACGTGGTcatcgacgccgacgccggcctcgCCGTCCGCCTCTACTTGCCGAACGTCGCCAACCTCACGGCGGggaagcgcggcggcggcgacaagctGCCGGTGGTGGTGTTCTACCACGGCGGCGGGTTCGTGACGGAGTCGGCGTTCTCGCCGACGTACCATCGCTACCTCAACGCGCTGGTGTCGAAGGCCCGGGTGGTCGCCGTGTCCGTGGAGTACCACCTCGCGCCGGAGCACCGGCTCCCGAGGGCCTACGACGACGCGtgggcggcgctccggtgggtGCTCGAGAACGCCGGTGCCGGGCCGGAGCCATGGCTGTCGCGCCACGGCGACACGGCGAGGCTGTTCCTCGTCGGGGACAGCGCCGGCGGCAACATCGCGCACAACGTGGCGATgcgcgccggcggggagggggggctgcacggcggcgcggccatcCACGGCGTGGCTCTCCTCGACCCCTACTTCTGGGGGAAGCGGCCGGTGCCGTCAGAGACGGCGGacccggcgacgcggcggtggcgggagcggaCGTGGGGGTTCGTGTGCGCGGGGCGGTACGAGGTGGACGACCCGGTGATCGACCCGGTGGCCATggcgcgcggggagtggcggcggctcgggcgcgcgcgcgtgctgGTGACGGTGGCGTCGCTGGACACGCTGAGCGCGAGGGGCCGCGCCTACGTCGCGGCGGCCAGGGCGAGCGGCtggggcggcgaggcggtgctgTACGAGACGCCCGGCGAGAACCATGTCTACTTCCTCGTGGAGCCGGACGGCGAGAAGGCGGCCAAGGAGATGGATGCTGTCGTCGCATTCATCAATGAAGGAGAACAAGTGATCACAGCTTCAAGAATGGATGCTTAA